From a single Dendropsophus ebraccatus isolate aDenEbr1 chromosome 8, aDenEbr1.pat, whole genome shotgun sequence genomic region:
- the LRRC18 gene encoding leucine-rich repeat-containing protein 18 produces the protein MKKGKGGKGGNKGKKITLKTAKNCIRITFDGKRRLDLAKMGMAAIPKCLLKLSDIDEMDLSRNFIRKIPDWIHRFQNLRWLDLHSNQIEKLPESIGQLQNLLYLNVCNNKLTANGVPLELSQLSNLRQLNLGLNSIDMLSTSLGNLKELKEVGLFDNHLTTVPPSILKLPKLKKLNTKRNPIQNPEEKTEEEQQETIQSVKTLHLVNEKDLCSPCLAKCQMDKLKKLKNLMTSTLRNPFANNLVAPNSAAKETSISEGESM, from the coding sequence atgaaaaaaggcaAAGGTGGCAAAGGAGGCAACAAGGGTAAGAAAATCACCCTGAAAACAGCCAAGAATTGCATCCGCATCACATTTGATGGGAAACGAAGACTAGATCTTGCTAAGATGGGAATGGCTGCTATTCCGAAATGCTTGTTGAAACTTTCCGACATAGATGAGATGGACCTCAGTCGAAATTTTATACGTAAGATTCCCGATTGGATCCATCGTTTTCAGAATCTACGATGGCTTGACTTACACAGCAATCAAATAGAAAAACTTCCAGAATCTATAGGCCAACTACAAAACCTCCTTTACCTAAATGTGTGCAATAACAAATTGACCGccaatggtgtccctttagaacTAAGCCAACTCAGCAACTTACGTCAACTTAACCTAGGACTAAACAGCATTGATATGTTGTCAACTTCATTAGGGAATCTAAAAGAGCTTAAGGAAGTGGGCCTCTTTGATAACCATCTTACTACTGTGCCCCCCAGCATACTCAAGCTGCCTAAATTGAAGAAGCTTAACACCAAGAGAAACCCTATCCAGAATCCAGAAGAAAAAACTGAGGAAGAACAGCAGGAAACCATCCAAAGTGTCAAAACTCTTCATCTTGTGAATGAGAAGGATTTGTGTAGTCCTTGTCTGGCAAAGTGCCAGATGGATAAACTGAAGAAGCTAAAAAATCTTATGACTTCTACACTGAGAAATCCTTTCGCTAACAATCTTGTTGCTCCAAACTCTGCAGCCAAGGAGACATCAATAAGTGAAGGCGAATCAAtgtaa